The Kitasatospora sp. NBC_00374 genome has a segment encoding these proteins:
- a CDS encoding DUF721 domain-containing protein has product MSETPEPSGVDLARVALRAAKEQARKRGEQVREKREAKRHGLRSGARADGRDPVPLGAALNRLITERGWEAPAAVGGVMGRWPQIVGPDIAAHCVPKNYAEAEAVLTVQCDSTAWATQLRLLARQLVARLNHELGHGTVKVIKVLGPDAPVRGYGRLRAPGSKGPGDTWG; this is encoded by the coding sequence ATGAGCGAGACGCCTGAGCCGTCGGGTGTGGACCTGGCGCGGGTGGCGCTGCGGGCGGCGAAGGAGCAGGCCAGGAAGCGCGGCGAGCAGGTCAGGGAGAAGCGCGAGGCGAAGCGGCACGGTCTGCGCAGCGGTGCCCGGGCGGACGGGCGGGACCCGGTGCCGCTGGGTGCCGCGCTGAATCGTTTGATCACCGAGCGGGGCTGGGAGGCACCGGCGGCGGTCGGCGGGGTGATGGGCCGCTGGCCGCAGATCGTCGGCCCGGACATCGCGGCGCACTGCGTGCCCAAGAACTACGCGGAGGCCGAGGCGGTGCTGACGGTGCAGTGCGACTCCACGGCGTGGGCCACCCAGCTGCGGCTGCTGGCCCGGCAGCTGGTGGCCCGGCTCAACCACGAGCTGGGGCACGGCACGGTGAAGGTGATCAAGGTCCTGGGGCCTGACGCGCCGGTCCGGGGGTACGGGAGGCTGCGCGCACCGGGGAGCAAGGGACCGGGCGACACCTGGGGGTGA
- the gyrB gene encoding DNA topoisomerase (ATP-hydrolyzing) subunit B has product MRPALCQRGRFVADSGNPSQNPDPTDQTAEASYTGSNITVLEGLEAVRKRPGMYIGSTGERGLHHLVYEVVDNSVDEALAGYADTIDVTILADGAVRVVDNGRGIPVDIVPGQGRPAVEVVLTVLHAGGKFGQGGYAVSGGLHGVGVSVVNALSTRLAIEIHRDGYRWSQDYKAGAPTAALERHEDTGGTGTSVTFWADPDIFETTVYSFETLSRRFQEMAFLNKGLTISLTDERAEHADEEGRPLAVTYKYDGGIADFVAHLNSRKGDPIHPSVIDFEAEDKERSLSVEIAMQWNSSYTEGVYSFANTIHTHGGGTHEEGFRAALTGLVNRYARDKKLLREKDDNLSGEDIREGLTAIISVKLGEPQFEGQTKDKLGNTEAKTFVQKVVHEQLNDWLDRHPNEASDIIRKSIQAATARVAARKARDLTRRKGLLESASLPGKLSDCQSKDPAECEIFIVEGDSAGGSAKQGRDPRTQAILPIRGKILNVEKARIDKVLQNTEVQALISAFGCGIQEDYDESKLRYHKIVLMADADVDGQHIRTLLLTLLFRFMRPLVESGYVYLAMPPLYKIKWGRDDFEYAYSDRERDALIAAGVEAGRRLPKDDAIQRFKGLGEMNAEELRVTTMDVAHRLLLQVTLEDAARADDLFSVLMGEDVEARRSFIQRNAKDVRFLDV; this is encoded by the coding sequence ATGCGACCCGCGCTGTGCCAGAGAGGGCGCTTCGTGGCCGATTCCGGCAACCCCAGCCAGAACCCAGACCCCACCGACCAGACCGCCGAGGCTTCCTACACCGGTAGCAACATCACGGTGCTGGAGGGCCTCGAAGCCGTCCGCAAGCGCCCCGGCATGTACATCGGCTCGACCGGTGAGCGTGGCCTGCACCACCTGGTGTACGAGGTCGTGGACAACTCCGTCGACGAGGCGCTGGCGGGGTACGCCGACACCATCGACGTGACCATCCTCGCCGACGGCGCGGTGCGCGTCGTCGACAACGGCCGTGGCATCCCGGTGGACATCGTCCCCGGTCAGGGCCGTCCGGCCGTCGAGGTCGTGCTGACCGTCCTGCACGCCGGCGGCAAGTTCGGCCAGGGCGGCTACGCCGTCTCCGGCGGCCTGCACGGCGTCGGCGTCTCGGTGGTGAACGCGCTCTCCACGCGCCTGGCGATCGAGATCCACCGGGACGGCTACCGCTGGTCCCAGGACTACAAGGCCGGCGCCCCGACGGCGGCGCTGGAGCGGCACGAGGACACCGGCGGTACCGGTACCAGCGTCACCTTCTGGGCCGACCCGGACATCTTCGAGACCACGGTCTACTCGTTCGAGACGCTCTCCCGGCGCTTCCAGGAGATGGCGTTCCTCAACAAGGGCCTGACCATCTCGCTGACCGACGAGCGCGCCGAGCACGCCGACGAGGAGGGCCGCCCGCTCGCCGTCACGTACAAGTACGACGGCGGTATCGCGGACTTCGTGGCGCACCTCAACTCGCGCAAGGGCGACCCGATCCACCCGTCGGTGATCGACTTCGAGGCCGAGGACAAGGAGAGGTCGCTCTCGGTCGAGATCGCGATGCAGTGGAACTCCTCGTACACCGAGGGGGTCTACTCGTTCGCCAACACCATCCACACCCACGGTGGCGGCACCCACGAGGAGGGCTTCCGCGCGGCGCTGACCGGCCTGGTCAACCGCTACGCGCGGGACAAGAAGCTGCTCCGCGAGAAGGACGACAACCTCTCCGGCGAGGACATCCGCGAGGGTCTGACCGCGATCATCTCGGTCAAGCTCGGCGAGCCGCAGTTCGAGGGCCAGACCAAGGACAAGCTGGGCAACACCGAGGCGAAGACCTTCGTCCAGAAGGTGGTGCACGAGCAGCTGAACGACTGGCTGGACCGCCACCCCAACGAGGCCTCGGACATCATCCGCAAGTCGATCCAGGCGGCCACCGCCCGGGTCGCGGCCCGCAAGGCGCGCGACCTGACCCGGCGCAAGGGCCTGCTGGAGAGCGCCTCGCTGCCGGGCAAGCTGAGCGACTGCCAGTCCAAGGACCCGGCCGAGTGCGAGATCTTCATCGTCGAGGGTGACTCCGCCGGCGGCTCGGCCAAGCAGGGCCGGGACCCTCGCACCCAGGCGATCCTCCCGATCCGCGGCAAGATCCTGAACGTCGAGAAGGCCCGGATCGACAAGGTGCTGCAGAACACCGAGGTCCAGGCGCTGATCTCGGCCTTCGGCTGCGGCATCCAGGAGGACTACGACGAGTCCAAGCTCCGCTATCACAAGATCGTTCTGATGGCGGACGCCGACGTCGACGGACAGCACATCCGCACCCTGCTGCTCACCCTGCTGTTCCGCTTCATGCGGCCGCTGGTCGAGTCCGGCTACGTCTACCTGGCGATGCCGCCGCTGTACAAGATCAAGTGGGGCCGGGACGACTTCGAGTACGCGTACTCGGACCGTGAGCGCGACGCGCTGATCGCCGCCGGTGTCGAGGCCGGCCGCCGGCTGCCCAAGGACGACGCGATCCAGCGGTTCAAGGGTCTCGGCGAGATGAACGCCGAGGAGCTGCGCGTCACCACCATGGACGTCGCCCACCGCCTGCTGCTCCAGGTCACCCTGGAGGACGCGGCCCGCGCCGACGACCTGTTCTCCGTCCTGATGGGCGAGGACGTGGAGGCCCGCCGGTCCTTCATCCAGCGCAACGCCAAGGACGTCCGGTTCCTGGACGTGTGA